One Desulforhopalus sp. DNA segment encodes these proteins:
- a CDS encoding YeiH family protein, translated as MEEKCAIPKKQGWSNLIRNEDWLAVWLGFFIIICVIAGLRPTLPTFKWETAGEFAATVETAKAKATKLGKDAEAKGETALVQSATALQAAMASGERAAIGSAAKKLSDASKDAKDAGLKKKGGDLGKKLSASAGALSSKVFSAENLKNIAIIGIALLVVSSVGILCMGGNIGKYAIGFPFVFLLSCLAQFISGNATVNYYGIEYVIFALIIGLLISNTVGVPAWLMEAVRTEYYIKTGLVILGAGILFKEILQGGALGIVQALCVVTVVWYACFWIAKKLRVDEEFAVILSSAVSICGVSAAIATCGAIEGDKKKLSYVTSLVLIVAVPMMIAMPWIVKFFGIPDLVGGAWLGGTLDTSGSVVAAGALISEPAMKAGVIVKFSQNVLLGVAAFALSVWWTIKSGAETGQKVSAMVIWERFPKFVLGFIICSFVFSFLLDDKLVTDTKGLLTGMRTVWFALAFTSIGLETRFSELVGMENGRPAFAFILAQIFNVFWTLLLAYILFGGYIFPVPDIK; from the coding sequence ATGGAAGAAAAATGTGCGATTCCGAAAAAACAAGGCTGGTCAAACTTAATCAGAAATGAAGATTGGCTGGCAGTCTGGCTGGGATTCTTTATTATTATCTGCGTTATTGCCGGATTAAGGCCAACCTTACCGACCTTTAAATGGGAAACGGCCGGTGAGTTTGCGGCAACCGTTGAAACCGCCAAAGCGAAAGCTACAAAGCTCGGTAAAGATGCCGAAGCCAAGGGCGAAACCGCGTTGGTGCAGTCAGCAACTGCATTACAGGCGGCAATGGCTTCCGGTGAGCGGGCTGCCATCGGCAGTGCTGCGAAAAAACTGAGTGATGCCAGTAAAGATGCTAAAGATGCCGGGCTGAAGAAAAAGGGCGGTGATCTTGGCAAAAAGCTCAGTGCTTCGGCTGGGGCCTTATCAAGTAAGGTGTTTTCAGCAGAAAATCTAAAAAATATTGCCATAATCGGCATAGCCTTGCTGGTGGTTTCCTCGGTTGGTATCCTTTGTATGGGAGGTAACATTGGGAAATATGCGATTGGATTTCCTTTCGTCTTTTTGCTTTCTTGCCTTGCCCAGTTTATCTCCGGAAATGCCACAGTCAATTACTACGGGATAGAATATGTTATATTCGCCCTAATCATCGGCCTATTGATCAGCAACACGGTGGGGGTACCCGCCTGGCTGATGGAGGCGGTCCGCACCGAATATTATATCAAAACCGGCCTGGTCATCCTCGGTGCAGGCATCCTTTTTAAAGAAATTCTCCAGGGTGGTGCACTTGGCATCGTGCAAGCGCTCTGCGTAGTAACGGTGGTTTGGTATGCCTGTTTCTGGATAGCCAAAAAGCTTCGGGTTGATGAAGAGTTCGCAGTGATACTGTCCTCCGCCGTGTCCATTTGCGGTGTATCGGCGGCAATAGCAACCTGCGGTGCCATTGAAGGTGATAAGAAAAAACTGTCCTATGTAACCTCTCTGGTGCTTATTGTTGCAGTGCCGATGATGATTGCCATGCCCTGGATTGTCAAATTCTTTGGCATTCCGGATCTTGTCGGAGGGGCCTGGCTGGGCGGCACTCTTGATACCAGCGGCTCGGTCGTGGCAGCCGGTGCCCTGATTAGCGAACCGGCAATGAAGGCCGGTGTTATCGTCAAGTTCTCCCAAAACGTCTTGTTGGGTGTCGCCGCATTTGCCCTGTCAGTTTGGTGGACCATCAAGTCTGGGGCGGAAACCGGTCAGAAGGTCAGTGCAATGGTCATTTGGGAGCGTTTCCCAAAATTTGTCCTCGGTTTTATAATCTGTTCGTTTGTCTTTTCTTTCCTCCTTGATGACAAACTTGTAACCGATACCAAAGGACTTTTAACCGGCATGCGGACTGTCTGGTTTGCCCTTGCCTTTACCTCGATCGGTCTTGAAACACGGTTCAGTGAATTGGTCGGTATGGAAAACGGCCGCCCAGCCTTTGCCTTTATCCTCGCCCAAATATTTAATGTTTTCTGGACCCTGCTACTTGCATACATACTCTTTGGCGGGTACATTTTCCCAGTTCCGGACATCAAATAG